The sequence AAAACCGTTTGAGTTCGGGAAGCCGTGCCATCGTGCCATCATCGTTGGCCACCTCGCAGATCACCCCGGATGGGGACAGACCGGCGAGCTTGGCAAGATCCACTGCTGCTTCGGTGTGGCCGGGGCGGGAAAGAACGCCATTCGGATGGGCCCGAAGCGGAAAGATATGACCTGGCCGGGCAAAATCCTCGGGACGAGAGCCTTTTCTGACAAGTGCTTGAACCGTGGCAGCCCTGTCGGCGGCCGATATGCCGGTCGTCGTTTCTGGAACGTAGTCCACGGAGACGGTGAAGGCGGTCTCGAGCGCCTCGGTGTTGCGTGGAACCATCAACGGAATATCGAGCTCGTCGAGCCTGTCGCCTTCCATCGCAACGCAGACAAGACCACGGGCGTGGTTCATCATGAACGCGATTGCTTGCGGAGTGACGGCCTCCGACGCGATCACGAGATCGCCTTCGTTTTCCCGGTCACGATCATCGACAACGACGACGATCTCGCCCCGCGCAATAGCGGCGATCGCATCGTCGATTCTGGAAATTGCCATTTTCTTGCCTTTCAAGGGTTAGCCGT is a genomic window of Rhizobium etli 8C-3 containing:
- the ribB gene encoding 3,4-dihydroxy-2-butanone-4-phosphate synthase; translated protein: MAISRIDDAIAAIARGEIVVVVDDRDRENEGDLVIASEAVTPQAIAFMMNHARGLVCVAMEGDRLDELDIPLMVPRNTEALETAFTVSVDYVPETTTGISAADRAATVQALVRKGSRPEDFARPGHIFPLRAHPNGVLSRPGHTEAAVDLAKLAGLSPSGVICEVANDDGTMARLPELKRFSERHGLHLITIEDLIAYKVANVPVKAA